The Bradyrhizobium betae genomic interval GACCGCTCAGACCGAGATTGCCGCGCTCGCTTCCGACGAAGAAGCCGGGACGAAAACCGTAGCTTTCGTCGGCATTGCCGCCATTGAAGCTCGGAAAGTTGCCGTAGGCATCGGAGCTTTGGCCGCTGCTCCCGCCAAAGCCGAAAGCCCCACCCGGGATCCAATATCTCAGAGCCGCGACTTGCGCATGAGCCGGCGCTCCGCCGAGGCAGAGCAGTGCGAAGAGAGGCGCGAGGGCGCAAGAGCGTGCAAAGCGGGACATTCAGGTAACCGTCAAGAAAGCTCGGAAATTATACGCAACAGATGGCGCAAAGGCCAGCGTTGCCGGCACCAGGCCCCCCTTCATTGAGTTCCAGCATGCGCGCCCGAGGTCTTGCACAGGCCGCGCCGCGACGTAAGCTGCGATCGAACAAGGCGGCGCGAGTCCGCCGAAACGGGAGGATGATGATGCGCTATCTTGGGATGCGATATCTTGGCCTGGCGCTGGCTGTGCTGGTCACCGTAGCGATCCCGGGAGCCGGCGGCGCGGCCGAGCCGACCCGCTTCGTGCCGCTGAAGCCGGACGAGCTCACGCCACCGCAGAAGGAGTGGGCGGATGCGATCGCGGTGCCGCCGCGCAACGCCAAATTCACCAACCCGCCCTACCGCGCCTATATCCGCAACCCGGAGCTTGCACCCAAGCTCTCGGCCATGTCGGACTATCTGCGATGGAATTCGTCGCTGCCCGCGCGCCTCAGCGAATTCGCCATCCTGATCGCCGCGCGGCAGTGGACGGCGCAATACGAGTGGTTCGCGCATTATCCGCTCGCGATGAAGGCCGGTCTCGATCCGGAGGTCGCGAAAGATGTCGCGAACGGTGTGCGTCCGAAGGCGATGAAGGATGACGAGACCGCGCTCTACGACCTCGTGTTGGCGCTCTATCGCGACAAGAAAGTGTCGGATGACGTCTACCGCGCCGCGCAGCAGAAATTCGGCGAGCGCGGCATCATGGATATCATCGGCCTGATCGGCTATTATGACCTGGTCTCGATGACGCTGATCACGATGCAGGCGGAAGCACCGAACGACAGCGTGCCACCACTGCCACCGCTCGCGGCGAAGTAGAGTCGCGCACAATGCTATAACCGTCACCCTGAGGTGGCCGCTTCTTAGCGGCCCTCGAAGGGCGACGGCCCCGCTGCATCGAGGCCATACATCCTTCGAGGCTCCCGGCGCGATGCTTTGCATCGCGCCGCTCGCACCTCAGGATGACGGAATTGATGGTGGCGTCACTGGAGTCAGCGTAGTCGAGCCGCAAGCCGCCGTGAGCGGCTAGGCCGTCCTGTCCACCGAAGACGATGAATCCGCCGGCGGATATTTCGTCACGGGCACTGAGAAAGACTTGTTCCCGACCTGGTAGATGATCGTGCCGTTCTGTCCGTCCTTGGTCGAGATTTGCGATTGCCCGAACATGATGACGTTGTTGTAGACGATGCCGGTGCCCTGACGGGTGACGCCGTCGGTGGTGACGCTGACTTGTGCTTCCTTGCCGTCGACGGCGAGGACCTTGAAGCTCGCACTCTTGCCGTTGTCGCTGGAATAGCCGCCCCAGCTTCCCATCAGGCGACTGTCCGAGGCCGGCGGCGCCTGCTTCTCGAGATTGGCGGTCTGCTTGCCTGCGCCCGCGGAAGACAACAGCACCAGGTTCTTGCCGTCCTTGGTGCCGACTGTGATCGTGCCGAAGGTGATCAGCGCGCCGCTGACCTGGCCAAAGCCGCGCTCGGTGTGCCCGTTATGAGTGTACTCGACCTGCGCCCGGGTGCCGCGGATATTGACCACCTTGAAGCCAACGGGCTGGTTGTTGCCCGCCCAATTGCCCTCCCATTCACCGAGCAATCTGCTCTGGTGATAGACCCGCTCACTGGCGGGCGAAATCTGGCTGGTGCTCTGCGTGACGATGGCCATCGGATTGCTCGGCGGACGAGTCTGACGAACCCGCTTTCGGTCGCTTGCCGGTCAGCAATGGCAAGATACCGAGCGGAAACAATCAGACATAGTCCGATTAGGCCCGGCACTGGTTAACGAGCGGTTAAATTCAACCCTCGGGCGAGGCGAGGCAAAAGGCCCCATTCGCAGCAGCGCCGTCAGCGCCCCCAGCGATCCGACCAGATCTTCTCGCCGATCATGCAGTTGACGCGCGGCTCCTTGTCCGCGACCCGCACCACGGGACGCTCGGGCGTGCGGCCTGCAACTTCCATCAGCAGCTTGGTGCGGATCGCTTCCTTGAACTTCTCGCGGTCCTTGATCGAGATGACGAAAGAGCCGGGGCCGCCGACAACGCAGTCCTCGTAGTAGTAATCGAGATTATCGATGTCCATGGTCGAGTAGGACGGCTCCTTGACCATGATCGGCAGGCCGTTGATGACGATGCCCTTCTCGAGCGCGGCGTCCCGCGCCGCCGTGACCGGTCCGCCATTGTTGTTGGGACCGTCGCCGGAAATGTCGATGACGCGGCGCAGGCCCCGATAGGGATCCTCGTCGAACAGCGGCATCGCGAAATTGATCGCGCCGGAGATCGAGGTGCGCGAGGCGCGCCGGATCGGCGTCTTCATGATCTCGGCGGCGACCGCGTCCGCGGTCTCGGGTCCGTCCACCAGCCGCCAGGGGATGATGATCTTCTGGTCGCTGGAGGCGGCCCACTCGAAATAGGTCACCGCAATACGGCCGTTCGGTCCGAGCTTCAACGCCTGGAGGAATTCCTTCGACTGGATCGCCTGCGCATAGCCTTCGCGCTGGATCGCGAGCTCGTCCATGTCCATGGAGTAGGAGACGTCGACAGCGAGGATCAGCTCGACATCGACCGTCTGCGCGTCCCTGTCGGCCGTCAGCCGCTGCGGTCGATTCTTGAGCGGATCGGATTTGGACGGTTCAAATTTGGGCCCTGGTGCCGCGATGCCCGCGACGTCACCTCCGGCGAGAACGCCGGCCACCAGCACAGCCCCGATCGAGAACGGCATGCGCATCGCAGTCTCCCGTCGTATGACGCGATGGTGACATGCAATCGCCTTGCCGCAAAGCGCGAAGATCGCTTGGGCTTCACATTCAGGTCAGGAACAGACGCGCCTTGCGCAAAGCTGCCGTCGTCTCGCCGCTTTCGCGCCTCCAGGCCTCGCGCGATCACCTGCAGCTTCCATCGCAAGTGCCTCCCGCATCGAGCTGCAAAACGACGACTCACGGGACGGGCTCTCCCGCCCATTTGTCCGGCGCGATTTCCATGCTAGGCTGGACGCACAGATGGGGATGGAGTCCCCCGATAACCGCCCGGCGGCCTTGGGGCGTATCCTTGGACCGTAGTGGGCTGATGACTCCTGCTTGAGGCGAGGCAATCTTTGAGCCTCTGCCTTTGGCGGGAGCATGGACAAGCCCGCCGATGGCGGGTTTTTTGTTGCCTGACAACGAAGGCCAGGGCATGGCCAGGGACGAAGGCGGGGACGTGACGACAACGACACCGAATACTGCGCGCGCCGCGCTGCCCAGAGGGATCTGGGTGCTCGGCTTCGTCTCGATGCTGATGGACATCTCCTCCGAGATGATCCACGCGCTGCTGCCGGTCTATCTGGTCACCGTGCTCGGGGCATCCACGCTCACCGTCGGCTTCATAGAAGGCTTCGCCGAGGCGACGGCCTCGATCACAAAGATCTTCTCCGGCGCGTTGTCGGACTGGCTCGGCCGGCGCAAGCTGCTTGCCGCGCTCGGCTACGGGCTCGCTGCCTTCACAAAGCCGCTGTTTCCGATCGCCCCCAGCGTCGGATGGCTGGTGGCCGCACGTTTTGTCGACCGCGTCGGCAAGGGCATTCGCGGCGCGCCGCGCGATGCGCTGATCGCCGATATCGCGCCGGCCGGCGTGCGCGGCGCGAGCTTTGGCCTGCGCCAATCGCTCGACACCATCGGCGCCTTCGTCGGGCCGCTCGCCGCAATCGGCCTGATGTGGTGGACCGCGGACAATTTCGCCGCGGTGTTCTGGGTGGCGGTGCTGCCGGCATTTCTGTCCTTCGGACTGATCGCGTTCGCGGTAAGCGAGCCGGAGCCGGACCCGAGCCGGGAGCCCCCGAAGAATCCGCTCAATCTCGCCGCGATGCGGCAGCTTGGATCGGTCTACTGGCGCGTCGTGGCGGTCGGCGTCGTCTTCACGCTGGCGCGCTTCAGCGAGGCTTTCCTGATCCTGCGCGCCCAGAACATCGGGCTCAACGCGATGTGGGTGCCTGCGGTGCTGGTGCTGATGAACATCACTTACGCGCTGTCCGCCTACCCGGCCGGCGTGCTGTCGGACCGTATCAACCGCACCGGCCTGCTCGCGCTCGGCCTCGTCTTTCTCGCCGTCGCCGATCTCGCGCTCGCGCTGCTGCCGAACCTGGCGGGCCTCGCGCTCGGCGTGGTGCTGTGGGGGCTGCACATGGGATTGACGCAAGGCCTGCTCTCGGCCCTCGTCGCCGACGCCGCGCCGCCGAGCCTGCGCGGCACGGCATTCGGCTATTTCAACCTGTTCACCGGCCTTGCGTTGCTGGCCGCGAGCGTGATCGCCGGAGCGCTGTGGGACGCCTATGGCCCTGCCGTGACGTTCTTCGCCGGGCTCGGCTTCGCGCTGGTCTCGCTGGTGGGGCTGCTCGCCGTCGGCAACGGGCTGACAGCGGAGGAGAAATGATCGTGTACGGCGCAAATTGGGGAACGAGACGTTGAACATTCAATCTATTCTGGCCGTCGCAGCGGGCGGAGCGCTCGGTGCGGTCGTACGCTACCTCGTCGCGATCGGCTCGGGCCGACTGTTCGGCACCGATTTTCCCTGGGGCACCGTGATCATCAACGTGACGGGATCGTTCTTGATCGGCCTTTTCGCGGCGCTGTTCGCGACCAGATGGAACCTGCCGCAGACGGCCCGAATTTTCCTGACGGTCGGGATCTGCGGCGGCTACACGACATTCTCCACGTTCTCGCTGGATGCCTGGTACCTGATCGAGCGCGGCCAAACATGGGCCTCCGCGGCCTATATGATTGGATCGGTCGTGCTGTCCGTGGGCGCGCTCATTGCCGCGTTGCAATTGGTGCGCGCGCTTCCGTGACGGCACCTGCACAACCGGCGCATTCCTGCCATTCCCCTGGGCATGATGACGAGGGGCTGACCATCTTGGAGAGGCCCCGGGTCCTGCAATATAATAAGCAGGTTCGAAGCTCGTCAGGGCCGGGGCGTTTCAGGATACGATGAACGACACCGTCACCACACCCAAGACGCGGACCAAAATCAAGGTCGAGCGGCCGAAGCTGCACAAGGTCATCCTGATCAACGACGACTACACGCCGCGTGAGTTCGTCACGATGATCCTGAAGGCCGAATTCCGCATGACCGAGGATCAGGCCTACAAGGTGATGATCACGGCGCACAAGCTGGGCGCCTGTGTGGTCGCCGTGTTCACCAAGGACGTCGCCGAGACCAAGGCCACCCGCGCCACCGACGCCGCCCGCACCAAGGGCTATCCGCTGCTGTTCACGACGGAGCCGGAGGAATAAGGCTTCATCAGGCCATCACCGCCGATGTCTCTTCCGCCAGTCCGTACACACGCTGCGCCTTGGAAAATCCCGCGATCGGAAATTCGCCGAGCTCTCGCCAGTCGTGGCGGCAGGCGTTCGCAAAGACTTCCGAGACCACGACGGTGCGGCCGAGCCTTCCTGCGATCTTCTCCAGCCGTGCGGCGAGGTTCACCGCAGGGCCGATGCAGGTGAAGTCGAGCCGATTGCCGCCGCCGATATTGCCGTAGAGGATGTTGCCGACGTGCAGCGCGACGCCGAAGCGAAAGCGCTCGACGACGTCGCCGACCGGAAAAGCGAGCGCCTCGACGCTGGCGCGAGACTCGCGCGCCGCTTCCAGCACGCGCGTGCAGACATGCGCGGCATCGCCGACATATTCGTCGATCGGGAACACCGCGAGCAGACCGTCGCCCATGAATTTCAGCACTTCGCCGCCATGGCCCCGGATCGCGGCAACCTGGCAGTCGAAATACTGGTTGAGGATCTCGACCACGGTCTCGGCCGGCAGCCGGTCCGACAGCGCGGTGAAGCCGCGCAGATCCGACAGCCAGATCGCGGCCTGCATGGTGTCGTTGTGGCCGCGGCGGATCTGGCCGCCGAGGATGCGCGCGCCGGCGCGGTTGCCGACATAGGTGTCGAGCAGCATCTCGGCAGTGCGGCGCAGGCTGACGATCTCGCTGACGCGGGCAAGCGGCGCCACGAGGGTCCGGATCGCCGCGACGTCGTCGTCGCTGAAACCGCCGGGACGCCGCGTCACCCAGCTCGTCGCATGGATCGAGCCGTCGAGATACGGCATCGGCACCGCGAAATAGTCGGTCACGCCTTCGGCGCGCATGTCGTCGAGGAACGGAAAGCGCTTGCTGTCCGGATCGTCCATCCGTCCCCGGACCTCGAGCCCCTCCTCAAACACGATCCGAAGCGGGCTCCTGGCGAATTCGGGCGTCTCCAGGATCTCGAAATCGACAGTGCCGATCTCGACCTTCTGACCTTCCCGCCAGATGAAGTTACGGCCAAAGATTTCCGGATGCAGCGTGCGGATGAAGATGCCGAACCGCCACAGCGGCAGGCCGGCTGCGACGAGATGTTCGCAGACGTCGGCGATCATCTGGGACGGAGTCTCCGCCGACCGCGCGCCGTCGATCAGCCAGTTGGTGATGCGCTGGATCTCGAAGTTTTGCATGCCCGCATTTGCGGACGAAGTTGTGGGATCGTCAAGCTGCGCGGTGGGCTAGTACCGTGACATGAACGCCCTAGCGTCCCACCTGTCCGCGATCCCGCAAAAAGTGATCGGCGAGCACGCAGGCCATCATGGCTTCGCCGACGGGGACGGCGCGGATGCCGACGCAGGGGTCGTGGCGGCCCTTGGTGAAAATCTCGGTGTCGGCGCCCTGGCGATCGACGGTCAGGCGCGGCTGCAGGATCGACGAGGTCGGCTTCACCGCGAAGCGCACCACCACCGGCTGCCCGGTCGAGATGCCGCCCAGAATGCCGCCGGCATGGTTGGACAAAAAGCGCGTGCCGTCATTGCCGGTGCGCATCTCGTCGGCATTCTCTTCGCCGGTCAATTCCGCCGCGCCAAAGCCGGCACCGATCTCGACGCCCTTGACCGCGTTGATGGTCATCATCGCGCCCGCCAAATCGGAATCGAGTTTTGCGTAGATCGGCGCGCCGAGGCCGGCCGGCACGCCCTCGGCGACGATCTCGAGCACCGCGCCGATCGATGAACCGCTCTTGCGAATGCCGTCGAGATAGGTCTCGAAGAACGCCGCCTTGTCCTTGTCCGGACAGAAGAACGGATTCTTCGCAATCTCGTCCCAGTCCCACTTCGCGCGGTCGATCTTGTGCGGGCCCATCTGCACCAGCGCGCCGCGCACCTTCACGTCGGGCAGCACCTTGCGCGCAATGGCGCCGGCGGCGACGCGCGTGGCGGTCTCGCGCGCGGAGGAGCGGCCGCCGCCGCGATAGTCGCGCAGGCCATATTTCGCTTCATAGGTGAAGTCGGCGTGCCCCGGGCGAAACTTGTCCTTGATCTCCGAATAGTCCTTCGAGCGCTGGTCGGTGTTCTCGATCAGGAGCCCGATCGGCGTGCCCGTCGTCACCTGCACACCGGTCTCCGGATGCGCCATCACGCCGGAGAGGATTTTGACCTGGTCCGGCTCCTGGCGCTGGGTGGTGAAGCGCGACTGGCCGGGCCGGCGGCGATCGAGGTCCTGCTGGATATCGGCCTCGGTGAGCGGGATCATCGGCGGGCAGCCGTCGACCACGCAGCCGATCGCCACCCCGTGGCTCTCGCCGAAGGTGGTGACGCGGAACATGTGGCCGAAGGTGTTGAAGGACATCGCTGCTCGCTGGCTAGTAAGTCAGTGCTGACTTAGCTCGCCCCGAAATATGCGTCAAATATGCCCACTCTCGTCATGGCCGGGACAAGCCCGGGCATGACGGCGGAGGGTGGGGCAACGCGCCGGGCTTAACTAAACTTGTCCAGCCGGCCGTCGCGAAACACGTAGACGGCGCCCTGCTCGATATAGAGCTCGGCGGCGCTGGCGGGGGTCTCGATACCCAAAGACACCATCAGGGCCCGGCAGGTGCCGCCATGGGCGACCGCGACGGTGTCGGTCTGGAGCTGATCGTACCAGGCGCGCACGCGGACCTGCACATCGGCATAGGTCTCCCCGCCCGCGGGACCCACCGTCCATTTGTCGGCGAGGCGCCTGGCATAGATGTCGGGATCTTTCGCCTCGCTCTCGGCCAGCGTCAGCCCTTCCCAGACGCCGTAGCCGATCTCGCGCAGGCGATCATCGAGCGCATAGTCCGCGACCGGCAGTTCGAGCTTGCCGCGCGCGAGCTCCATGGTCATGCGCGCCCGTCCGAGCGGGCTCGACACGAAGGGTAACGTCGCCTTGTCTCTGCCGTCGCGCTTGAAGAGGTCCGCCAGCACGCCACCGGCCTGCATGGCCTGATCGCGGCCGCGCGCGTTCAGCGGAATGTCCTTGGTGCCCTGAAGCCTGCCGAGCGCATTCCACTCGGTCTCGCCGTGGCGAAGGTAATAGATCGTGGGCACGGGCATTCCAGAATGGAGGCTAGTCTTTTCCACCGAACGAGATATCCGGCGCGTCCGGGCGCTTCATGCCCAGCACGTGATAGCCGGAATCGACGTGATGCACTTCGCCGGTGACGCCGCGCGAGAGATCGGAGAGCAAATAAAGCGCGCTGCCGCCGACGTCCTCGGTCGAGACGTTGCGCCGCAGCGGCGCGTTATTCTCGTTCCACTTCAGGATATAGCGGAAGTCGCCGATGCCGGACGCGGCGAGCGTCTTGATCGGCCCGGCCGAGATCGCGTTGACGCGGATGTTCTTCTCGCCGAGATCGGCGGCGAGATAGCGCACGCTGGCCTCCAGCGCCGCCTTGGCCACGCCCATCACGTTGTAATGCGGCATCCACTTCTCGGCGCCGTAATAAGAGAGCGTGATCAGCGAGCCGCCGTCGGTCATCAGCTTCTCGGCGCGCTGCGCCACCGCCGTGAACGAGTAGCAGGAGATCAGCATCGACTTGGAAAAATTCTCCGGGGTGGTGTCGACATAGCGGCCGTCGAGCTGCTCGCCATAGGCGATCGCGTGCACCAGGAAGTCGATCTTGCCCCACTTCTCCTGCAGCACCGCGAAGGCCGCATCGATGGTCGCGGCATCGGTGACGTCGCAATGGCCGAGCACGAGGCCG includes:
- a CDS encoding DUF1194 domain-containing protein, with product MRMPFSIGAVLVAGVLAGGDVAGIAAPGPKFEPSKSDPLKNRPQRLTADRDAQTVDVELILAVDVSYSMDMDELAIQREGYAQAIQSKEFLQALKLGPNGRIAVTYFEWAASSDQKIIIPWRLVDGPETADAVAAEIMKTPIRRASRTSISGAINFAMPLFDEDPYRGLRRVIDISGDGPNNNGGPVTAARDAALEKGIVINGLPIMVKEPSYSTMDIDNLDYYYEDCVVGGPGSFVISIKDREKFKEAIRTKLLMEVAGRTPERPVVRVADKEPRVNCMIGEKIWSDRWGR
- a CDS encoding adenylate/guanylate cyclase domain-containing protein; translated protein: MQNFEIQRITNWLIDGARSAETPSQMIADVCEHLVAAGLPLWRFGIFIRTLHPEIFGRNFIWREGQKVEIGTVDFEILETPEFARSPLRIVFEEGLEVRGRMDDPDSKRFPFLDDMRAEGVTDYFAVPMPYLDGSIHATSWVTRRPGGFSDDDVAAIRTLVAPLARVSEIVSLRRTAEMLLDTYVGNRAGARILGGQIRRGHNDTMQAAIWLSDLRGFTALSDRLPAETVVEILNQYFDCQVAAIRGHGGEVLKFMGDGLLAVFPIDEYVGDAAHVCTRVLEAARESRASVEALAFPVGDVVERFRFGVALHVGNILYGNIGGGNRLDFTCIGPAVNLAARLEKIAGRLGRTVVVSEVFANACRHDWRELGEFPIAGFSKAQRVYGLAEETSAVMA
- a CDS encoding MFS transporter, encoding MARDEGGDVTTTTPNTARAALPRGIWVLGFVSMLMDISSEMIHALLPVYLVTVLGASTLTVGFIEGFAEATASITKIFSGALSDWLGRRKLLAALGYGLAAFTKPLFPIAPSVGWLVAARFVDRVGKGIRGAPRDALIADIAPAGVRGASFGLRQSLDTIGAFVGPLAAIGLMWWTADNFAAVFWVAVLPAFLSFGLIAFAVSEPEPDPSREPPKNPLNLAAMRQLGSVYWRVVAVGVVFTLARFSEAFLILRAQNIGLNAMWVPAVLVLMNITYALSAYPAGVLSDRINRTGLLALGLVFLAVADLALALLPNLAGLALGVVLWGLHMGLTQGLLSALVADAAPPSLRGTAFGYFNLFTGLALLAASVIAGALWDAYGPAVTFFAGLGFALVSLVGLLAVGNGLTAEEK
- the clpS gene encoding ATP-dependent Clp protease adapter ClpS — encoded protein: MNDTVTTPKTRTKIKVERPKLHKVILINDDYTPREFVTMILKAEFRMTEDQAYKVMITAHKLGACVVAVFTKDVAETKATRATDAARTKGYPLLFTTEPEE
- the aroC gene encoding chorismate synthase, translated to MSFNTFGHMFRVTTFGESHGVAIGCVVDGCPPMIPLTEADIQQDLDRRRPGQSRFTTQRQEPDQVKILSGVMAHPETGVQVTTGTPIGLLIENTDQRSKDYSEIKDKFRPGHADFTYEAKYGLRDYRGGGRSSARETATRVAAGAIARKVLPDVKVRGALVQMGPHKIDRAKWDWDEIAKNPFFCPDKDKAAFFETYLDGIRKSGSSIGAVLEIVAEGVPAGLGAPIYAKLDSDLAGAMMTINAVKGVEIGAGFGAAELTGEENADEMRTGNDGTRFLSNHAGGILGGISTGQPVVVRFAVKPTSSILQPRLTVDRQGADTEIFTKGRHDPCVGIRAVPVGEAMMACVLADHFLRDRGQVGR
- the crcB gene encoding fluoride efflux transporter CrcB, producing MNIQSILAVAAGGALGAVVRYLVAIGSGRLFGTDFPWGTVIINVTGSFLIGLFAALFATRWNLPQTARIFLTVGICGGYTTFSTFSLDAWYLIERGQTWASAAYMIGSVVLSVGALIAALQLVRALP
- the fabI gene encoding enoyl-ACP reductase FabI — encoded protein: MAQDSGLMQGLMQGKRGVILGLANNRSIAWGIAKACHAAGAELAFTYQGDALKKRVEPLAAEIGGLVLGHCDVTDAATIDAAFAVLQEKWGKIDFLVHAIAYGEQLDGRYVDTTPENFSKSMLISCYSFTAVAQRAEKLMTDGGSLITLSYYGAEKWMPHYNVMGVAKAALEASVRYLAADLGEKNIRVNAISAGPIKTLAASGIGDFRYILKWNENNAPLRRNVSTEDVGGSALYLLSDLSRGVTGEVHHVDSGYHVLGMKRPDAPDISFGGKD
- a CDS encoding carboxymuconolactone decarboxylase family protein, encoding MMMRYLGMRYLGLALAVLVTVAIPGAGGAAEPTRFVPLKPDELTPPQKEWADAIAVPPRNAKFTNPPYRAYIRNPELAPKLSAMSDYLRWNSSLPARLSEFAILIAARQWTAQYEWFAHYPLAMKAGLDPEVAKDVANGVRPKAMKDDETALYDLVLALYRDKKVSDDVYRAAQQKFGERGIMDIIGLIGYYDLVSMTLITMQAEAPNDSVPPLPPLAAK
- a CDS encoding histidine phosphatase family protein, yielding MPVPTIYYLRHGETEWNALGRLQGTKDIPLNARGRDQAMQAGGVLADLFKRDGRDKATLPFVSSPLGRARMTMELARGKLELPVADYALDDRLREIGYGVWEGLTLAESEAKDPDIYARRLADKWTVGPAGGETYADVQVRVRAWYDQLQTDTVAVAHGGTCRALMVSLGIETPASAAELYIEQGAVYVFRDGRLDKFS